One stretch of Meriones unguiculatus strain TT.TT164.6M chromosome 7, Bangor_MerUng_6.1, whole genome shotgun sequence DNA includes these proteins:
- the LOC132655413 gene encoding olfactory receptor 5D13-like, which translates to MHHSGSSVFSIHENLTSAVTFILVGFSEYPHLQVPLFLLFLIIYTVTVLGNLDMIAIIRLNPKLHTPMYFFLSHLSFVDFCYSTVVTPKLLENLIVEDRRISFTGCVMQFFFACIFVVTETFMLAVMAYDRFVAVCNPLLYTVAMSQKLCCSLVAASYSWGIICSFVFIHFMLTLFFCGTKFINNFVCEHDAIVAVACSDPYISRKVIFIFATFSELSSLMIILTSYVFIVITVMKMPTTGGRYKVFSTCASHLTTITIFHSIIICLYCVPTAKSSWLLVKVASVFYTVIIPMMNPLIYSLRNKDVKDAVRKLLSSSLSS; encoded by the coding sequence TATCCATGAAAACCTGACTTCTGCGGTGACCTTCATCCTTGTGGGCTTCTCAGAGTACCCACACCTCCAAGTGCCCCTCTTTCTCCTGTTCCTCATCATATACACAGTCACTGTGCTGGGGAACCTGGACATGATTGCCATCATCAGGCTCAACCCCAAGCTCCACACACCCATGTACTTCTTTCTTAGTCATCTGTCCTTTGTGGATTTCTGTTACTCTACTGTCGTCACACCAAAGCTCTTAGAAAACTTGATTGTGGAAGACAGACGGATCTCCTTCACAGGCTGTGTCATGCAATTCTTCTTCGCATGCATATTTGTTGTGACTGAAACCTTCATGTTGGCAGTGATGGCCTATGACAGGTTTGTGGCAGTGTGCAATCCCCTCCTCTACACGGTAGCTATGTCTCAGAAGCTCTGCTGCTCCCTGGTAGCTGCATCATACTCCTGGGGTATAATATGTTCGTTTGTATTCATACACTTTATGTTGACTTTGTTCTTCTGTGGAACCAAGTTTATAAATAACTTTGTGTGTGAGCATGATGCCATTGTGGCTGTAGCCTGCTCTGATCCCTACATAAGTCGGAAGGTCATTTTCATCTTTGCTACTTTCAGTGAGCTAAGCAGTCTGATGATTATTCTCACCTCTTATGTTTTCATTGTCATCACAGTCATGAAAATGCCTACTACTGGGGGACGCTACAAAGtcttctccacctgtgcctcTCATCTCACTACCATCACCATTTTCCATAGCATTATCATCTGTCTCTACTGTGTTCCCACTGCCAAAAGTTCTTGGCTTCTTGTCAAGGTGGCCTCTGTcttctacacagtcatcatcCCAATGATGAATCCACTTATATATAGCCTCAGGAACAAGGATGTGAAGGATGCAGTTAGAAAGCTGCTAAGCTCTTCTTTGTCATCATAA